The genomic region AGTTCCTTGACGCGTTCCTGCAGGCGGTTCTGGAGGGAATCGGGCAAGGGACGCCTTCCGGGTCCTGGACGCCTTCCGGGTCGGGCGCGGCCCATCGAAACTAGCCCGTGGACGAGGTCGGGACAAGGAGCACCCACTCAGGAAAAGCCTGAGCCCGAATCAGGTTCGGCCTGATTGCCCGGCCCCCGCCCGGGCAACCATCGTGTTGGGGCCACGATTCCCCCATCTTCCCGCGGGAGGGTCCCATGTTCGACTCCGGCCATACCGGCTTCATGCTGCTCGCCACCAGCCTCGTCATGTTGATGACGCCCGGGCTGGCCTTCTTCTACGGCGGGCTGGTGGGACGGCAGAACGTGCTGTCCATCATGATCCAGAGCTTCGTCTCGATGGGCGTGACCACGGTCCTGTGGTTCGTCTGCGGCTACTCGCTGTGCTTCTCCGGCGGCGCCGGGGGCATCATCGGGAACCTCGACCAGGCCTTCCTGCGCGGCGTCGACGCGACCACGCCCTACGGCGACGGCTCGATCCCGCTGCTGGTCTTCGTGGCCTACCAGATGATGTTCGCCATCATCACGCCCGCCCTGATCACGGGCGCCTTCAGCAACCGCGTGCGCTTCCCCGCCTACCTGGTGTTCCTGGTGGCGTGGCTGATGCTGGTCTACTTCCCGTTCGTCCACATGATCTGGGGCGGCGGCCTGCTGGCCAAGTGGGGCGTGCTCGACTTCGCCGGCGGCATCGCCGTGCACAACATCGCCGGCATGGCGGCGCTGGCCTCGGTCCTGTTCGTCGGGCGGCGGCGCGTGACCGAGCAGGGTCCGCACTCGATCCCGCTGGTCGCCCTCGGCACCGGCCTGCTGTGGTTCGGCTGGTACGGGTTCAACGCCGGCAGCGAGCTCAAGGCCGACCACATCACCGCGCTGGCCTTCATGAACACCGACGTGGCGGCCAGCTTCGCCGCCGTCACCTGGATGATCATCGAATGGTCGCGCGTGCGGAAGCCCCGCTTCGTCGGCCTGCTCACCGGCGCGGTGGCCGGCCTGGCAACGATCACCCCGGCGGCCGGCTTCGTCTCGACGACCACGGCGGCACTCATCGGCGTCATCGCCGGCGGCGTCTGCTACCTGGCCGTTGAACTCAAGAACCGCCTGCACTGGGACGACGCTCTCGACGTCTGGGGCGTGCACGGCGTGGGCGGCGCGCTGGGCATCATCCTGCTGGGCGTCTTCGGCTCGGTGGCGATCAACAGCGCCGGTGCCGACGGCCTTATCCACGGCGGCAGCACGTTCTTCTTCAAGCAGGTCGCGGCCGTCGCGGGCTCGAGCCTCTACGCCTTCGGGTTCACCTGGGGCATGCTGTGGCTCATCAACAAGGTCACGCCGGTGCGCACCACCGAGCAGATGGAAAAGACCCTCGACGAGTCGCTGCACGGCGAACAGGCCTACCTGGCCTGAGAAGTGGAGATTGTCATGCGCAGGACGATGATCGCAGGGCTTGTGCTCCTGCTGGCCGGCGCCGCAGCGGCGCAGGAAACGCAGATCTCAGGCTTCGTGGACGCCGCCTGGTTCTATGATGCCGCCACGAAGGCGGGCGAGTTCGGTGTCGACCAGGTCGAGGTCGACGTGGAGCACCAGGCCGGCGAGCGCGCCCTCGTGCGCGCCGACCTGGAGTGGCTGAAGGACGGCGAGGGCTACGTGGCCCAGGTCGAGCAGGCCTACGTGCAGTACACCGCGCGCTGCGGTTGGGCCCTCAGCTTCGGCAAGTTCAACGCGCCGATCGGCTACGAGGTGCTCGACCCCACGGGCATGTTCCAGTACAGCCACTCGCTGCTGTTCACCTACGCGGCGCCGACCAACCTCACGGGCGTGAAGGTGGCGCGTGACCTGGGCGCGGGCTGGGACCTGGCCGCGCACCTGTCCAACGGCTGGGACCGCTCCACGGCCGACAAGCACGTGACCGTGGGCGGCCGGCTGGGCCTCGTGCGCGGCGGCTTCAGCGGCGGCCTCAGCGCCATCTCGGGCAAGGAAGACATGCCGGGCGAGGGCGAGGGCGATCCGTCATCGCCCCTGACGCGCACCGTCTTCGACTCCGACCTGTCGCTGGTGCGCGGTGCCTGGCGCTTCGGCGGCGAGGTCAGCCTGGGCGACGTCACCACGGCGGGCGGCGACGCCCAGTGGCTGGGCCTGATGGCGATGGCGCACGTCGACTTCAGCCCCCGGGCGGGCCTGACATTGCGCGTCGACCACCTGGACGACCAGGACGGCTGGCTGTTCGGCACCGTCGACGGCCAGGTCCAGGCGCGGCGATCACTGACGATCGCCCCGACGTTCACCCTCGCCGACGGCCTCGGCGCCCTCGTGGAGATGCGCATCGACCAGAGCGACCGTGAGGCGTTCCTCGACAGCGACGGCCTGCCGACCGACAGTGCCGTCACGTTTGCGGTGGAGATGACCGGCAGCTTCTAGCTGCCGGCTGCTGGTCGTGACAGAAAAAGGGGGCCCGCTCGCCCGGGCCCCCTTCGTCTGCCTGGATGCCTACAGCCGCTCGGCCGCGAACGTGTCGCCCTGGTTGAAGTCGCCCGTCTCGAACCCGAGCCGGAACCACCGCTCGCGCTGTTCGCCGGTGCCGTGCGTGAAGGCGTCGGGCACCACGCGCCCCTGCGTCTGGCGCTGCAGGTTGTCGTCGCCGATCGCGTTGGCGGCCCGCAGGGCCTCCTCGATATCGCCCGGCTCGAGGATGTCGAAGCGCCGCTGCGCGTGGTGCGCCCAGAGGCCGGCCAGGAAGTCGGCCTGCAGTTCCAGGCGTACGGAAAGTTCGTTGGCATCGCCGCGGCCCGCCCGCTCCATGCGGTCGGTGATGCCCAGCAGGTTCTGCACGTGGTGGCCGATCTCGTGGGCGATCACGTAGGCCTGGGCGAAGTCGCCGGCAGCGCCGAACTGTTCGCGCATCACGCGGTAGAACGACAGGTCGATGTAGACGGTCTCGTCGCCCGGGCAGTAGAACGGACCCACGGACGAGCCCTGGCGTCCGCACGCCGACTGCACCTGGCCCTCGAAGAGCACGAGCCGCGGCTCGCGGTAGGTCTCGCCGGCGGCCGCGAAGATCTCGCGCCATACCTCCTCGGTGTCGGCCAGCACCACGCTGACGAACCGGGCGCCCTCGTCGCTGGCATCATCGACGGGCAGGCCGCCTGACTCGATGCCGGCAGACTGGCCCGAACCCGACTGCTGCTCCAGCAGCGCCGTGGGATCGCCGCCCAGCAGCGTGTAGATGATCAGGACGACCAGTCCGATGCCGCCCAGGCTGCCGCCGATCACGGCCGGGCCGCCCCGGCCCCGGCGATCCTCGATATTGCTGCTTCCCCGACGGCCCTGCCAGCGCATGCGTGGTTCCTTCCTGACGATGTTCGGCCCCAAACCCGACGATGTCGCCTCCCCACCCTACCGGCGACAGGCGGGGGCGTCAAACCGGATGCGGGCCGCCGGGAACCTTCCACGGTCTCCATCGATTGACAGCAGGTTGCGGGTGCCCGCAGATTCAGCCATGCCACCCCGGCGCCTCGCTCGATCGGCGACCGCAGGTAAACGGACTCCTCCCGGCGTTCGTCTTGTGGTCCGTAGCGAGGAGGACGCACATGGGAAAAGCCGATCATGACCTGCAGGGCGGAGCTTCACCCCCCGAAGCCGCGCCGGAAACCGACCTGATTCTGGCCCGCGCCGCCGCCCAGGGCGACGAGGAGGCCTGGCGCCGCCTGTACGACGCCACCTGCCAGCCGCTGTTCAACTTCCTGGTCTACCAGACCGGCGACCGCGAGGCCGCGCGCGACCTGCTGCAGGAAACCTACGTGACGGCGCTCGGGCGCCTGGACACGTACCGCGGGCAGGGCACGCTGCTGAGCTGGCTGCGGGCGGTGGGCCTGCGCAAGAGCCTCGACTGGCGACGGCGCGTCAAGCTCGGCGTCCGCAAGGTTGCCGCGCTGGCCCTCGAGCGCACGTCCCTCACGTCTTCCAGCGCCGAAGCGACGTTCCCCGCCCTGGGGGACGGCTTCCAGGCGGCCCTGAACCGCCTGTCGCCGCACCAGCGCGCCGCGCTGCTGCTGCGCGAACTGGAAGACGCACCCTTCGCCGAGATCGCCGCGGTCCTGGGCTGCGGCGAGCCGACGGCGCGGGTCCATCATCACCGGGCCTGCCGCAACCTGCGCACCTGGCTGCAGGGCGGCGACGACCTGGTCTTCAGCGAGCTGCCGGGAGGTAACCAGTCATGAAGCGCTACCTGAAGCACGATCGTTACCGGCTGGACGAACACGAGGCCGGGAGTCTGTGGTATGCGGTGCGCCGCGAGTTGAAGGACAAGGAAGGCGGCGGAGCGCACCGTCCCGCCGCGCGTGCCTGGCGTCCGGCGCTGGCGACGGTGTCGGTGGTGGCGATCGCCGTCGTGACGGTGTCGTGGTGGCTGGCCGGTCGCGGCCCGTCACAGGCGGAGCATGCCGCGCTGTCCGGCGGCGGCACCACCGTCGCGGCGCTCGAGGCACATGAGGCGCCTGCGAGGAACCGCCGAACCGGTGGCGTCGCCGGCCTCGCCGGCGAGTCCCAGGAGGCGAGGCCGCCGCGAACCGCACCGACTCCGGGCCGGCCGTGGCCGCCGAGCCGCGCCTGGTCGTCGCACAGAAGGCGACCGTGGCTGCCGACCGCAGCGGTGTCATCACCGGCCGCGTGGTCGACCAGTCCGACGGCACGCCGGTCGCTTTCGCCAACGTGATGCTCGTGGGCACCACGAGGGGAACCAGCACCGACTCGGCCGGCGTTTTCCGCTTCGAGCAGATGGAGCCCGGCCGCCGCCATGAACTGCAGGTGGTGATGCTGGGCTACGCGCCGCTCGACGTGGCGGTCGATCTGCCGGTTGACGGGCGCGCCGACGTGGCGTGCGGGCTGGAGCCCGTGGTGGTCGCCGCGCTGCAGCCGTTCGACGTGACCGGTGAACAGTACATGGTCGAGATCAAGAGCGCGGTGACCGAGAGCCGGGCGACCGGTGAGACCTTCGACAAGTACGCCATCGACTCGGTCGAGGATGCCTTGTCGAAGCAGGCCGGGGTCGTGTACCGCGCCGGCGAGAAGTACGTGCGCGGCGGCCGCTCGGGCGAGGTGTCGATGCAGATTGACGGCAGCGCGCCCAGGCCTGCCCCGGCGAGCGAAGGCGCAGTGCAGGTTTGGCCGTGGGGCAGTCCCGCGGCCGATCGGGCGGGGCCGACGCGAGCCGCGAAGCGCGCGATGCCGCAGCTCCGGCTCCGTCACCGGCGGCACCACGCCCCCCAACGGCGAGAAGTTCGAGCTGATGTACTTCGAGCACGCCGGCGTGAACCCGTTCGTGGCGACCGACGACGACGCGCTGTCGACCTTCGCCCTGGATGTGGACAATGCCTCGTTCTCGCTCGCCCGCAGCTATCTGGACCGCGGCGAACTTCCGCCTGCCGACGCCATTCGCGTGGAGGAGTTCGTCAACGCGCTGGACGCCGGCTGGCAGCGCCACGGCTCGGAGACCTTCCGCATCGGGCTGGACGGCGGGCCGTCGCGCTTCGGCGAGGGCTACCACCTGCTGCGCGTGGGCATCGTCGGGCGCAGTGTCGAGGACGGGCGGCGCAAGCCGGCCAACCTGGTCTTCGTGATCGACGTCTCCGGTTCGATGGACCGCGAATCGCGCCTGGGCTCGGTCAAGCGCGCGCTGCGCACGCTGGTCGACGAGCTGGGCGAGGGCGATCGCGTGGGCATCGTAGTGTACGGTTCGCGCGGCGACGTGCTGCTGCCGCTGACCGACGTCTCGCAGCGTTCGACCATCCTCGGCGTCATCGACGGGTTGCAGCCGAACGGCAGCACCAACGCGGTGGAGGGGTTGACGCTGGCCTACGACCTGGCGCGGCGCAACTACGATGCCGGCATCATCAACCGGCTGGTCCTGTGCTCGGACGGCGTGGCCAACACCGGCACCGCCACCAGTGCCGAGGGCATCCTCGCGCTGGCTCG from bacterium harbors:
- a CDS encoding ammonium transporter produces the protein MFDSGHTGFMLLATSLVMLMTPGLAFFYGGLVGRQNVLSIMIQSFVSMGVTTVLWFVCGYSLCFSGGAGGIIGNLDQAFLRGVDATTPYGDGSIPLLVFVAYQMMFAIITPALITGAFSNRVRFPAYLVFLVAWLMLVYFPFVHMIWGGGLLAKWGVLDFAGGIAVHNIAGMAALASVLFVGRRRVTEQGPHSIPLVALGTGLLWFGWYGFNAGSELKADHITALAFMNTDVAASFAAVTWMIIEWSRVRKPRFVGLLTGAVAGLATITPAAGFVSTTTAALIGVIAGGVCYLAVELKNRLHWDDALDVWGVHGVGGALGIILLGVFGSVAINSAGADGLIHGGSTFFFKQVAAVAGSSLYAFGFTWGMLWLINKVTPVRTTEQMEKTLDESLHGEQAYLA
- a CDS encoding outer membrane beta-barrel protein; this encodes MRRTMIAGLVLLLAGAAAAQETQISGFVDAAWFYDAATKAGEFGVDQVEVDVEHQAGERALVRADLEWLKDGEGYVAQVEQAYVQYTARCGWALSFGKFNAPIGYEVLDPTGMFQYSHSLLFTYAAPTNLTGVKVARDLGAGWDLAAHLSNGWDRSTADKHVTVGGRLGLVRGGFSGGLSAISGKEDMPGEGEGDPSSPLTRTVFDSDLSLVRGAWRFGGEVSLGDVTTAGGDAQWLGLMAMAHVDFSPRAGLTLRVDHLDDQDGWLFGTVDGQVQARRSLTIAPTFTLADGLGALVEMRIDQSDREAFLDSDGLPTDSAVTFAVEMTGSF
- a CDS encoding neutral zinc metallopeptidase, with amino-acid sequence MRWQGRRGSSNIEDRRGRGGPAVIGGSLGGIGLVVLIIYTLLGGDPTALLEQQSGSGQSAGIESGGLPVDDASDEGARFVSVVLADTEEVWREIFAAAGETYREPRLVLFEGQVQSACGRQGSSVGPFYCPGDETVYIDLSFYRVMREQFGAAGDFAQAYVIAHEIGHHVQNLLGITDRMERAGRGDANELSVRLELQADFLAGLWAHHAQRRFDILEPGDIEEALRAANAIGDDNLQRQTQGRVVPDAFTHGTGEQRERWFRLGFETGDFNQGDTFAAERL
- a CDS encoding RNA polymerase sigma factor, producing MGKADHDLQGGASPPEAAPETDLILARAAAQGDEEAWRRLYDATCQPLFNFLVYQTGDREAARDLLQETYVTALGRLDTYRGQGTLLSWLRAVGLRKSLDWRRRVKLGVRKVAALALERTSLTSSSAEATFPALGDGFQAALNRLSPHQRAALLLRELEDAPFAEIAAVLGCGEPTARVHHHRACRNLRTWLQGGDDLVFSELPGGNQS